A portion of the Cellulophaga algicola DSM 14237 genome contains these proteins:
- a CDS encoding M12 family metallopeptidase gives MKQTKRMYQAVMASLVFALCLTSCQKETATTGEDQEAVINQEADFTTKYFLGTEVKVRLEDDGTYSLAGSDLRLFENQLSDSSTDFNENPNPEEGLTNLGLAGGVRKWTGSTVVYTIQGLSASVQSELQKSFDEWTSKTNVRFKQRTNESNYVTISSSGSNSNSGVATLGMNGSNGFIRLGTRATAVVIIHEIGHTLGYIHEQNRSDRDNYIIINEQNIQNDAIDQFYKSNSATLVTSQFDINSTMMYGSYTFSKNGQPTITDLNGNVLSQRQAKVSDLDISGTNSIYPAVDGGDPDVPAVDSCDGVSAWSSAGRYAVGDRVTYAGDLYERDFTRWTFIKTCN, from the coding sequence ATGAAACAAACAAAAAGAATGTACCAAGCAGTTATGGCAAGTTTGGTATTTGCATTATGCTTGACTTCTTGTCAAAAAGAAACAGCAACGACAGGAGAAGATCAAGAAGCAGTGATCAATCAAGAAGCAGATTTTACAACGAAGTATTTTTTAGGTACTGAAGTAAAAGTAAGATTAGAAGATGATGGTACCTATAGTTTAGCGGGTAGTGATTTGCGCTTGTTCGAAAATCAACTTTCGGATTCGTCTACTGATTTTAATGAAAACCCAAATCCAGAAGAGGGTCTTACTAATTTAGGTTTAGCGGGTGGCGTTAGAAAATGGACAGGTAGTACCGTTGTGTATACCATCCAAGGTTTAAGTGCATCAGTACAATCTGAATTACAGAAATCTTTTGATGAATGGACGAGTAAGACAAATGTTCGTTTTAAACAACGTACCAATGAATCTAATTATGTGACCATTTCCTCTTCGGGATCTAATAGTAATTCTGGTGTAGCAACATTAGGTATGAACGGTTCTAATGGATTCATTCGTTTAGGAACACGTGCTACTGCAGTAGTGATCATCCATGAGATTGGTCATACGCTAGGTTATATTCACGAGCAGAATAGAAGTGATAGAGATAATTACATCATTATTAATGAGCAAAATATCCAGAATGATGCTATAGATCAGTTTTACAAAAGCAATTCTGCAACTTTGGTTACAAGTCAGTTTGATATTAATTCTACTATGATGTATGGTAGCTATACTTTCTCTAAAAACGGACAACCTACCATTACAGATCTTAACGGTAATGTATTGTCTCAACGTCAAGCAAAAGTTTCTGACCTTGATATTTCAGGAACCAATTCTATTTATCCAGCTGTTGATGGTGGCGATCCTGATGTACCTGCAGTAGATTCATGCGATGGTGTTTCGGCTTGGTCTAGTGCTGGGCGATATGCTGTTGGAGACCGCGTGACGTATGCGGGAGATTTGTATGAAAGAGATTTTACAAGATGGACTTTTATCAAAACTTGTAACTAA
- a CDS encoding carboxypeptidase-like regulatory domain-containing protein codes for MRLVYIALFVSSLSFSQHQKKGVVYDKENNEPLEFVSVYNKLDHTTTNKDGKYGFTSATDYIYFHKVGYDNYTTIISNLRDTIFLNRSVFQLNEVVVSNAKTIYQKIKDSIASNYVLKPHSEAFFLRAILKRNGAIIRLQDMQGNLHRKTSIYGGGLTLMDTDFSVAVKNMRQIGITKDENNIYFEFPSLFNILSEFVRTNAMGPDFEVIEKPYKNSTSTKVEFTSLNSDTKNKSYGHYIINTNDNAILSFNSVVKPFYPEELFKTPKYSTIVQQDITVFFKEDPSFKRYFMTLAKRTATLNVKVKDDPTVHKFEMEIVLYTKESFGNEDVKSNVNEQKDIFKIKMKYNKDFWKEQNQLLLTDEMEAFIKKMTQDDTKRKVKSNVKD; via the coding sequence ATGAGGCTCGTATATATCGCATTATTCGTAAGTTCCCTTAGTTTTAGTCAACATCAAAAAAAGGGAGTCGTCTACGATAAAGAAAATAATGAGCCCCTTGAATTTGTTAGTGTTTATAATAAATTAGACCATACCACTACCAATAAGGATGGCAAATATGGGTTTACCTCAGCTACAGATTATATTTATTTTCACAAAGTGGGTTATGACAACTACACTACTATTATTTCTAATTTAAGAGATACTATTTTTTTAAACAGAAGTGTTTTTCAGTTGAACGAAGTTGTAGTTTCTAATGCCAAAACAATTTATCAAAAAATAAAAGATTCTATAGCTAGTAATTATGTATTGAAACCACATTCTGAAGCTTTCTTTTTAAGAGCTATCTTAAAAAGAAATGGAGCGATTATTAGATTGCAAGACATGCAAGGAAATCTACATCGGAAAACATCCATATATGGAGGTGGTTTAACACTTATGGATACCGATTTTAGTGTTGCTGTTAAAAATATGCGCCAAATAGGTATTACTAAAGATGAAAATAACATCTATTTTGAATTTCCTTCGCTATTTAACATTTTAAGTGAATTTGTTCGTACAAATGCAATGGGACCAGATTTTGAAGTCATTGAAAAACCCTATAAAAATAGCACGAGTACTAAGGTTGAATTTACTTCTTTGAATTCTGATACGAAAAACAAAAGTTATGGCCATTACATCATTAATACTAATGATAATGCTATTTTATCATTTAATAGTGTTGTAAAACCGTTTTACCCTGAAGAGTTATTTAAAACTCCTAAGTACAGCACAATAGTACAGCAAGACATAACTGTATTTTTCAAAGAAGACCCGTCTTTTAAGCGTTACTTCATGACTTTAGCTAAACGTACTGCTACTCTAAACGTGAAAGTAAAGGATGATCCGACGGTTCATAAATTTGAAATGGAAATAGTTCTTTACACCAAAGAAAGTTTTGGGAATGAAGACGTAAAAAGCAACGTGAATGAACAGAAAGATATTTTCAAAATTAAAATGAAGTACAATAAGGACTTTTGGAAAGAACAGAATCAGCTTTTACTAACTGATGAAATGGAGGCTTTTATCAAAAAAATGACACAAGATGATACAAAACGTAAAGTAAAAAGCAATGTTAAAGACTAA
- a CDS encoding ClpP family protease has protein sequence MSSKKGKIQEAIDEKMLEERKVFLWGMVDDDSAKHVIDRLLYLDMQNDKEIQLYINSPGGYVTSGFAMYDTIKSLKSPVSTICTGLAASMGSILLSVGKKGRRFIQPHAQVMIHQPSGGARGQASNIEIQAKEIIKTKELSARILADNCGQDYDRVMKDFDRDYWMGAEESIAYGIVDGILE, from the coding sequence ATGAGTTCAAAAAAAGGAAAAATACAAGAGGCTATAGACGAAAAAATGTTAGAAGAGCGTAAAGTCTTCCTTTGGGGAATGGTTGATGACGATTCTGCGAAGCATGTAATTGATCGCTTATTGTATCTCGATATGCAGAACGATAAAGAAATCCAATTATATATTAACAGTCCAGGTGGTTATGTAACTTCTGGTTTTGCAATGTATGATACTATAAAATCACTAAAAAGTCCGGTTTCAACTATTTGTACTGGTTTGGCGGCATCTATGGGATCTATTTTATTGTCTGTTGGAAAAAAAGGAAGACGTTTTATTCAGCCACATGCTCAGGTGATGATTCACCAACCGAGTGGTGGAGCTAGAGGTCAGGCTTCTAATATTGAAATTCAGGCAAAAGAGATTATCAAAACTAAAGAACTTAGTGCACGTATTTTGGCAGACAACTGTGGTCAAGATTATGACCGCGTAATGAAAGATTTTGATCGTGACTATTGGATGGGAGCAGAAGAGTCTATAGCTTACGGAATAGTTGATGGTATTTTAGAATAA